In a genomic window of Lagopus muta isolate bLagMut1 chromosome 2, bLagMut1 primary, whole genome shotgun sequence:
- the IFNGR1 gene encoding interferon gamma receptor 1: protein MGAPLAVMVLTALVAAGRNAASLQERPPAVPSPTGILVTSKNFRTVLHWQYPSMSETPHFVVEVKPYHLGNYTTVSTCVNISATSCDLSEEIKEIFLSYWFRIKAIVGSQQSEYIETNEFVLQRHGKIGPPKLDLSRHGAEIIVDIYNPEFPSVEVQPWLEEVYSQLSYTVMFRNSENESRKNFTVADCEMSECSLNIPVPSEGSMYCVSANGHFYDDLIVGAQSEESCIWVPPEQAWSTLITIIVSAIILIVGLTLTMCYGCKKLRKKNIKLPKSLASVIRNLNPDNSFESRSEAKDICAVSVMPVPSVGVSSSMNDDEALLNMESEEEAVTPENFSEGTSSGPPLEASDKVEETSVREDTEIPSDVEQNHTESNFISDSSQTDVCGNSSGPVISATEIRQAVIPSSCPKFSGYDKPHVPLDMLIDVGEEQPVIAYRSTE, encoded by the exons tgCCTTCACCAACAGGGATTTTAGTCACATCCAAAAATTTCAGAACTGTCTTGCACTGGCAGTACCCATCCATGTCTGAAACTCCTCATTTTGTTGTGGAAGTCAAACCTTACCA CCTTGGCAACTATACAACTGTTTCAACTTGTGTGAACATCTCAGCTACTTCTTGCGATCTAtcagaggaaataaaggaaatttttCTGTCTTACTGGTTTCGTATTAAAGCTATTGTTGGATCACAGCAGTCTGAGTACATTGAGACAAAtgagtttgttttgcaaagGCATG GAAAAATTGGACCACCAAAGCTGGATCTCTCAAGGCACGGTGCTGAAATCATAGTTGATATTTACAATCCTGAATTTCCATCTGTGGAGGTTCAGCCTTGGCTCGAAGAAGTTTATTCACAGCTCTCATACACAGTGATGTTTAGAAATAGTGAAAATGAG agCAGAAAAAATTTCACTGTAGCAGACTGTGAGATGAGTGAATGTAGCCTGAACATCCCAGTTCCTTCTGAAGGTTCCATGTACTGTGTTTCAGCAAACGGGCATTTTTATGATGATCTGATAGTTGGTGCCCAGTCGGAAGAAAGTTGCATTTGGGTTCCTCCCGAGCAGGCTTGGA GTACACTAATTACTATAATTGTATCTGCAATTATACTGATTGTGGGGCTAACTTTGACAATGTGTTATGGCTGCAAGAagctaaggaagaaaaacataaagctGCCTAAATCTTTG GCCAGTGTGATAAGAAACTTGAATCCAGACAACAGCTTCGAGTCAAGATCAGAAGCAAAAGACATTTGTGCAGTGAGCGTCATGCCAGTCCCATCTGTGGGTGTCTCATCATCAATGAATGACGATGAAGCCTTGCTGAATATGGAGTCAGAAGAAGAAGCTGTTACTCCTGAAAATTTCAGTGAGGGAACATCTTCTGGTCCTCCTCTGGAGGCATCAGACAAAGTGGAAGAGACCTCTGTGCGGGAAGATACAGAAATACCTTCTGATGTTGAACAGAATCATACAGaaagtaatttcatttctgatagtAGCCAAACAGATGTATGTGGTAACTCCTCAGGTCCAGTGATTTCTGCCACAGAAATTCGACAGGCAGTCATTCCAAGCAGCTGTCCCAAGTTTTCTGGCTATGACAAGCCTCACGTACCACTAGATATGTTGATAGATGTTGGTGAAGAACAGCCTGTGATTGCATACAGGTCAACGGAGTAA